TTCTTTTCTTCCTTGTGGCCATTAGTCATACCATTTTTATTTATGTGGTTCTCAGAAGCTTCACTGAAAGATTAAATCATGATCAACTCTGAAATGATGCTCACTAATGATAATATAACTTTCAAGTATTGTGTACTTggtattttttaacttttgatatattttgacttggatggtgagttgtctcattggcattcataacacattttttaatgtatatcaaagtaactcgaataattcaagccCTTTCCGTGTCTGATTTTCTCCCACACAAGGGCTTGAACTCCTTATGATTATTGGCTGTGTGCCCGCCCTCTGTTTGAGAGAGCCAATCGGCAGCGATCAGGATAACTAGTCTGCGCAACTGTCTTGTAATGGTCTTACCAACCACCTGTGTTCAGTTAACACAAATTcgataataattaattaacatCAATTAACGTCAATTAACATCCCCAACTCCTCCTTCTTTAGCTGCCAACTTAAATCAAAATTCCCATATTGCATAACGGTGTGAATTTTCCAGTTGACAGTCTCTATCGAGGAAAATGTTCAGGCGTTAATGTAGCCTTcgtagatcagcggaatataaagactgaattattcgggttaatATCAAAGAAGATCATTGGAAGTTGAATATAGTACTGTTTTTTGTGTGTACCATATTTCCTGGATTTcctggatatttgatttcattattTAGCCAAAGTCtctacataataaaattaagtATTCAGTTAACATAGAGTTGATgcacaataatattttttttaaggaagcTCTTTTTTGCAACAAAAACTACAAtgattgaaaattataatacattGGTAGAAAAAAATCGATAATCAGAACTTCACCATCAGATCTGAAGTTATACCTGACATCACTGTAAGATACATAATCTTCATTAGTACTGAGTTGTTTTAGGTTGTGTAATGATTGATTAAAGctttcaattataatcaagaATCCAAAAACTCTCTAACAAAAAGATAGAATTCTACCTGACAGCACTGTAAGATACGTAATCTTCATTAGTACTGAGTCTCTTCAGGTTCTGTAATGATGCAGGTCGTTTTTCTGTCCTCCTCGGTACATCTATCGTATTTGCCCGTGGAGGCATGCCCTGCTTGTTGACAGTTTTATACGTGGTAATGGTTGGAGCCTGATGAATGATGTCGTTCTGTTGATTCTGTATGGCGGTTGATGATGTCGTCTTGGGACAATTAGTCACATGACCATCCTAGAAAACATATTGTCatgatatacaaatatttgtttcttgtgttttttatttctgttttttttttatatagattagaccattggttttcccttttgaatggttttacaatagCAGTTaaaggccctttatagcttgctgttcgatttGAGCTAAGGCTCTGTGTTGACAGCCATgccatataatggtttactttttaaattgtgacttggttagagagttgtctcattggcactcataccacatcttcctatacctaCATAGAGTAAAATATAATGAGTATGTAAAGTAACAATGAAAGAACAGAGTTGCAAACTGCTTGAAAAAACCTAATCTGttcaagggcaataactaaagattttttttctttccacaATGCAATTTCACATACAATCAATATTTAAAGCTGTGTAACtcttatataaatattagattggcacaaatttcaaatttctgcCAAAAATTGTACATGCAAGAGTGTTAACATGACTGGTAGACCAGACGCACACACAGACACAGGGGTTAAAAAATCCACTAGCCCGACGCCCAGGACTAGATCATTTACGCCTCGGGCAATTAAAATGTGTAATCCGATATGCCCGACAGACTAGTAACAAAAACTTCTTGACGTTTCCAAAATAGAAAGTGAAAAATCCCTTCATCACTATTCTATGTTAGCCAATTCGATTCAATTaaatcatctttgaaatttgaacTGGgttgtacatattttaaaaatagaacaaataactCTGGCATGTCTGGTGGCTTGGTATCATGTGTTGATTGCAATTCTCGTACTTTAAATATCGATTTCTCATACCATGGCTTGGGGTATTGTACATTGCTTATCGTGCCAAGATTTTCAATTAACGGTATTTGGGGGTATGAGGTATTGATTGGTATTGACCTGTCTTGTTGCACAGCTCTTGAGCACGAAACCatgcaacaaaatattttttaatattttagtacGGGAACCCAAGGAACTTCGTAAGTTTCAAAACGAAAACGGTAGATGAAAGGAGTAACCAGGCTGAAAATTCATCCCCCAAAAATGCTAAATACGACAGGGAAAAGTCGCGGAAAAAAATTTATAGTGTCCAGGACAGAAGGGCTGCCAAGTCTTTAGCGTGAGACTCACACATGTTCATGCTTATTTGGCAGCATTTTCCTTTGATctattgttttttctctttgatCTTTACAATTTGGCCAAAAAATCACACATTCACTTCCTGAAAAGTTGGCAGAACTGGGACACAATGATTCCCCTGGCAAGGTTGGCTGTTGCTAAGGAAAAAAACAGACAATGCTCTGTGAATATTAGCGTTAGTTGCCCCAAGCACGCAAATAAAAAGTCTGCTTTGAATGTGGGaacaactaatataaaaaagaagatgtggtatgattgccaatgagacaactatccacaaaagaccaaaatgacacaaacattaacaactataggtcacagtacggccttcaacaatgagcaaagcccataccgcacagtcagctataaaaggccccgataagacaatcatgacaatgtaaaacaattcaaacgagaaaactaacggcctcatttatgtaaaaaaatgaatgaaaaacaaatatgtaacacataaacaaacgacaaccactgaattacaggctcctgagtAAGTTAGGTTAAGCACcaaaagaataaattacagatcaacaaaattttttaaatacagtgtATAATGTCTCCTTCAAAACAAAGGACACCCACTTTGTATGATGCAGCAAACTCTTGATTTTTAAGGCATACTATATATAGCTAGGGCTAGCAGGTCAGTTTTGATGGACTAGCAGTTCTTCCAACAGGGCTAGTAAAATCCTGCTGCCAATAAGTCCTGGGCTAGTTAGCTGTAACAAAATTTTTTAACCCCTGCAGACAGATGGTCACTGTTTCTTTTTCTATGATCACTGCAAAAGGTTGCCAGAATTAAATGCATTAATAGtgtttaagtataaaaaaaatgaaaaaattgatAGTAAAACTAATGTTATCTTCAACTGCACACGACTAGAACAAGCAACTAAACTTTTTCATCCTAAAATGAGTTCATCAGCCGTAAGCAAAGGTAACAGGCTGGAGGCAAAGGCCAAgtttaagggagataacttacCAACATTGACACCATAACTGGTTCCCTGTTTTGACCTGCTATCCATTCATCAGCTGTTAGTGAAGGTAACATACTGGATGTATTGGGATAAATATCACTGTGAAACTGAGAGGAAACCTGCAaatgttcaacattttttatagatattgtGAAATATGgtattatataagatataaaatagCATTTTATAAATAGTCATCATGAAATTATTTAAGGATGCTTGGGAGGGGACCGTATGCACAACAAAATCATggcaaaatattgaatttgttgATTGTGGCATTTATTTGGTTGAAGTAGAAGTAGAAGTACTCttgttttttacttgttatCAGACTTTCAGCAACCTCTGCATttaacaatgtacattttttggTCATAATTGATTCAGATAGAATACATGGAATAGGAAAAATACAaacttaaattttgataacactATTTGTAAGAAGCATAATGCTGCATTTACCGAAATCGCAAAAAtgaatttcacatttttgtcaattcttccacaattgcaataataaatgtgcaagaaatattttaaaatttaaagtatacTAGCCTTTCTTGGGACTATCATTGATATCGGCTCTATAACATCCTTGCCTGAGTGTAGTTTATAAAATCGCATTACTTCACATCTACTCGTATCACAGCCTCTCTTTGGCATCACACctggaaaaatataaatagttatcaaaggtaccaggcttataatttaatacgccagacacactttttgtcttcataagactcatcagcgaTGCTCTGACAGATAAATTAAATACACCAGACAcacgtttcatctacatatataagactcatcagtgatgcttaGATCAAAATAGTACACATTGTTTAACCATGCTATTCGTATTTCAACTAATACTTAAACCTATACACGATGTTGTGTTCATTCTATGACAGAGGTTTAAATTTGTGTAAAGAGACGTAGGTTTGTGTAATTTAAAGGTAAACCAGAGTCTGAAACTGAAAATTTTTCAGAAAAGGGGACTAATAGTAATTTGATgtatagctgtctcattggcaattattcCACATGTCCCTCTTTGTATTTTAAGTGTTACATCTAATTCTACCAAATGTCTGactttctttaacatgtttaatcccttTCAGCTTTTATGAGGTTACATTAAGAATAAATGCATGCTTTGTTGTGCTATGCATAACCCTATTCATAATTAAAAGTATCTGAAAACAGGCAGTAAGTGTCAGAAAAATACAACACATCACTATTTTCCTGCTAAACAAATATGAAGTCGTTCTGTCCTAACAGTAGTTTCGGCAAACAGGAAGTAGGTATTTGACAAATCAGAAAATGGTACGTATCTATAgtttgctgttcagtgtgagccaaggctccctGCTGAAGACTGTtacttgacctataatggtttacatttataaactgtgacttggatggagagttttcatTGGcccttataccacatcttcttatacctataaacaattaaatacGAAAAATTGTGatgaaaaatatgttcaaaagcGGCACAGATAATGTGTTTGCAATATTGCCCTTTTCATATAGTCACTTATCTGTATATTCAGCACTCTTACCTAAACTTCGCTGTGGGTATGAAGACATGAAGGCGTTAAGGAAATAACAATTTGATTGGTCATCAATTTCGTAATATCGTATATTGCTATCGCCTTTGCCTGCTAAATACATGACTCTATTGTCCCTGTCGTAATATGGTAACAGAATACCATTAGATGTGTCTATAGTGTTGTTGAATAATGACTTGTTGAATTTCCTCTGAAATAAACAGAAAGtataacatgaaataaaaaatcttagCTTTTGTCTCAAAAactgtaaaactatttctgttacaaatatttaaggtggtacccaacactttcactaaaataaatttggctcgtttaattttcataaaattttgacaaagcatttactttgaccttttaacaaaaatataaaaatttcaaaaattttgaaccaacagTTTTGTCAGAAAATTACACTGTttacatagcagtttgacaaacatttatttttatcattgagaagctCAATATTCCCTTAAGAACATAAcatcattaaaacgttctgctgactttacagagttatctccctgtagtgttaagTACCGCCTTAAATCACTTCTGTATACCCTTTATATCattctttatttcaatatattgaaGATTTACTATTTCAGAAGGCCATAACTGTATAAAGATAGATTCcacaactgcaacaagtgtgttatgatatttctccactcgagacagttaaattttaatatttaaagcttgaggcttgccgagcttttaaaattagtaatattTAGCtgttgagagtggagaaatatagTAATACACAAGTTatagtggtggaatctgtttctctaatgatttttatccttctttttcaaagatttcaacaaagttgtgtactttttatgtgGCGTCATCAGGCACGGTCGCCTTTTTTAATGAcatcacaataggaaaattgagaagaaacCAAGAAAATTTAATGTCACAATTAAATGTCGAccaatcatttgccgagaacagatttttcactagtgaggagaaatatttttctcacttggatcaagaaatgtgaaaatagcacaaaaattagagaagcAAGCATTAAGAATGTTTGTGTCATTGTTGCAaccatgaccaaaatgatctaATCCAACATCTGGCTTATAAAGGAAATGCccatacttgaaaaaaagtaaattttaaaacagagGTTTTTGTCTTGTATTTTGTCAATAATCTCCTCACCTAATGAAGTTAatattgtgtaaatattttttttacttttttttttaaaatactgtggattcattattattcgttggataccaattttcgtggatttcgtgggacCAGTTGAGaaacacgaaattaaatgttcaacgaatgacaaattttcttattgcttgtatgcagactttggcaaaaccatgaactcaaatatccacgaacatgtaagttttcctcaatccacgaaaaattggtacccacgaaaataaatgaatcaacagtatatttatgaaaaataaaatatcttttttactTACAATATCCCAGACAGCCAGTTCTCTACTACTGGATCTGGTCATACCACATGTAAATATTCTATTATTATCTACAAATACTGATTTAGACGATCGGTTTCCATCATGGCCTTGACATTCCTACAAGAAGAAAGTATATTTCAGGACTATTCCATTAGTATGTATATCAGAGGGTAGGAAGGAAAGTTTAACTATTGAATGTGGGTCATTGGTATTTTTTTAGAATGTGCCTAtaacaattaatatttttttctaaaaattgttCTTGGTTATAGGGATATTTAGAAAGTCCATTCCTACCCTCTCACATACATTCTGATGGAATAGCCCTCATCCTTTAACAATGTTTTTATCTGCAAGAAAAGTCCAACATTTTCTGTTGATTTTACTGActgataattttctttcttaGTACAGTGaagtgatatgaaaattattaggTGTACCTGTCATTGTTGATGAAATAAACAAGTTTGTCACGGATAAAATTGTGATAAACAGAtaatcattggtcatctcagcGTAAATGCTTTTCAATTGTGTCATACTGActcaaatgagaaaatcaaCCTCTTTGAGATCATcttaaaatatctataaatattacAACTAGATCTCACCTTGATATTTTTGTTGACTGactaatattttattgtttctgttgagctaaatacattttttaatagaaTTGGGTGTTGATTTAGAGCTAGACAAATTGTAAGACACCTGTCTATTGTGTTTTGTAGAAACTGTATGCTGCCCTCTAGATGTTAATTGTTGTAGTAACTGTCTTATTTTAGTATACccttaaaaaacatttattcataagaaataaaGTTCAGCATATTATCCCTTCTTACacttattttcttataattttgaaatttattatcgcacaattttataaaggtttatgatcaaattgaagacctgttggtgaccgtctgctgttgtttttttctatggtcaggtggttgtctctttgacacattccccatttccattctcaattttattgtcatgAATATCTAGTAGGCTTTTTCCCCTTCATGTTGTATGTATATACTTTTGTAGTAAAATGGTGGATTCCATGATACATAACATgatatattgttaacttttttaattgataaaattttacatGTTATTACCATGGCAACACTTCCTGTTCTGGGATCAAGAACTCTGATCTGTTTATCTTTACATGTAGTACAGAATAAGCTACCGTCTGTGTTCCATGATATGGAATAAATACTGTCTGGATGTTCTGAGATCACACTGATGGGTTCTGCCTGCTCTACATTCCATAATATACACTGCAAAtagataaacaataaaatattcaacacTGAGAAAAATCCATCATATTTGAcacatcaaataaaacattgttatatgaagtttttggtggggtttgtgttgcttagtctttagttttctatatgttgtgtgtcttgtgtactattatttgtctgtttgtcttttttctttttaagtcaTGGTATTGTCAGTTCAATTTATGAgattgaatgtccctctggtatcttttgcgcctcttatataataaaaagtcaatataTTTAGTATTCTTCAATAAACATAAAACtttatacagtgaaacctgtttaaaccgaaCCTCTTTGGGACACAAGATTTTGTTCGGTTTTATCAGGTTTACAACacatacaatttgatatgacaGTGATTTAGAACATGTTTAGTTTATACAGGATTTGGGTTAGCCAGGTTTCACTGTAGTCTCTTAATGATGAATATTCATTCAGACAAACAACTTTTGTGTTTGACAAAATCGTCAAACTGTCTTTCAGGCAAAATGCAAGAGGTTACATTATTTTTGGTCTGACAAAAGTTTTCAGTTTTTTGTCAATTGGTTATCTGTCAATATCAATGTCAGATTAGATACTGGcattcaaaatgtttgttttgttcacacatcgaattttatgcaactgtcatacaagtgagaggtttatgtagctataaaacctggtttaatccaacattttctacataaggaaatgcctgtaccaagtccaTAATAagccttgattaaaattagaaagtattgaattatgggttgttttgatagtaatcaatcatcatgtcacttttatgaccggaaatgtGTGGAAGTTAAAGGCAAAAGGTTGGGTCAAAAAGATTGTGAATTATGttaaaatgaccgaaaaagcTTTGAACTAAAAAGTATATGACCGTTTCATGCTTTGCCCAGCCGGACTTTTACCGGACATTATGCAAATGTCCGGAATAAATGAccgttgcagtataaaaacattattaggtcataatttaacttttttgtacgCTCGATATAACCTCGCCCTTCCCCAGGTTCTCCAcctcatacaaaaaagtttatatttttccgacattgaccttatattgtatataattatatttatcacatatttgttatgaatacgTTGGGTTTTGTATAGGCAATAACCTCAAAAATTTTCAGGGCAAAAAAGAGATATTGATATTGTGCCCTGATTCTAAATGATGTGACGTCATCGCATCCTTAACGACACGTTTGTGATAAATTGTTtaagattttaccttttatctttcattaaattgttataattgaCCTTTTTATCTCTTTTCTGTAAAActcaaatatgtgataaaaagattataacatgtcttttCCATATTAGCCcgggtatcatccctcgacccatTTCGGTCCTCGGCTAAAGCCTTGAGGCTGATATGGGAGTCTCAggatgataccagggccaatatggaaaagggcatgttataatctatatgTATTACCTTATGATCAAAGCCAGCACTGAGAATGACATTCTCTGCTGTTGGGTGCCATTCTATATACCCAACTCTCCGATGATGGCCGTGAAGATCCACTTGCCATTctgataaatttttattaagGTTATCTGGAATTTGCCATATTTTTAcctacaatgtaaatacaaaatatatttattacgTAGATCACCAAGATGGAAACTATTACAAGTTTTATAGCAAAACTAACTGGTCTAACAGAGAGACTTACATTCAATCTCATCAGATTTTGTGCCTCACAAAAATACAGCAATAATAAAGACAAAGGGTTAAGGTAACAatagggggtctcattgggggtttTGATCCCAAATCCCGCTTaatgttttgtcagattcctgtatcccgcttacactatgaaagtaagcaattctcatttttttgtaatttcctgtGTTCCACTGGAGTtaatttcccgttttcacggcacaataatttgactttcccATGTCACGTTTACGAAAAATCGGCAATCctgcgtcacgcttagaccccaatgagacccacgcAATAACTTCATTGTCTCCTCTGTTTAAAATGATTTCATGTTATAGCCCTTTTCAGAAACTCTTCAAGATAGGAGGTCTATTGTAACTCACTGTGCTGTCTTCTGATGATGATGCTATGATATTATCACTAAATGGACTCCATTTTATGTCTAATACTGCTCCAGAATGACCACATACTCTAGGAACACTAAACTCTACTCTACCAGTCTGCAAAACAAAGATTGAAAGACattagtataaaaatataattataaaatactcTTAACTATATACTGTATAGCAGGTTATTTTCGCAGGGTGTAaattttttgctttatttttgtggataaaacataattgccaaaataaattccgccaatttaataGTGCACATCCtaaggtattgataaaagttttgaatccgccaaaatattttgcatatcTTATTCAGTAAAACTTGCTTCATTTCACATCTGCGAAAACATTAGCTTCTTTATATACAGTTACTATCAGTCTGAAAAGAAGGTTGTAAATCAGAGGAAGCCTTTGTTCATgtctgtttatatattttttctgtaactATATAGTTATAAATTAGCCTGAAATTTTCTCatatgaattgtttcacattccTCATTTAAGAAGTGACCTacagaattagactatttaccggatttgatatcacataagcaacaagacaggtgccatatgtggagcaggatctgcttacccttcgggagcacctgagatcactcctagtttttggtggggttcgtgttgtttctttggttttctatgttgtgtcatgtgtactattgtttatctgtttatctttttcatttttagccatggcgatgtcagtttgttttagatttaagagtttgactgtccctttggtatctttggtcaCTCTTTTAAAGCGGACTCAGTGTGAAACTTTTAACATTTGGAAATCTACAAGGGTATCTTTAAAGTGCAAGAGATTTTGCTGTCTCTTAAcatgggtcagccatttattgtCCTCTTCTGACGGACTAGCATTGTACCTCTAAACCTCTAAGACCATACTCTCAAATAGTGTCaagagagccgaaaattcagtccctgaaacTTTATCACTGTATCAGGGATCGAACCAGggacctttgtgttagtaggcCAATGTGCTCACCACTTTACCACAGCTCCCTATTGTTTCATTGGTTATCAAAcctatttaaggtggtacccaacaccttcactaaatttaatttggctcgtttaattttcagaaaattctggaaagtatttactttgaccctttgacaaaaacataaaaatttcgaaaaatttgaaccaatcattctatcagaaaaattacactggttatatagcggGTTGACAAACACTATTTTGATCACTGAGAAGCTTTAAATTTTCCATTAATGACACAACGTAACTAAAATGCtcagctgattttacagagttatctccttgtagtgttaggtaccaccttaagtcttattttaatatacacTTACCTGTT
The nucleotide sequence above comes from Mytilus trossulus isolate FHL-02 chromosome 5, PNRI_Mtr1.1.1.hap1, whole genome shotgun sequence. Encoded proteins:
- the LOC134719007 gene encoding coronin-6-like isoform X3 — encoded protein: MEMPFRIRTSKFRHVYGNPAKKEECYENVKITKSTHDSNFCAVNPKFLCVVPDTGGGGSFICLPLKQTGRVEFSVPRVCGHSGAVLDIKWSPFSDNIIASSSEDSTVKIWQIPDNLNKNLSEWQVDLHGHHRRVGYIEWHPTAENVILSAGFDHKCILWNVEQAEPISVISEHPDSIYSISWNTDGSLFCTTCKDKQIRVLDPRTGSVAMECQGHDGNRSSKSVFVDNNRIFTCGMTRSSSRELAVWDIRKFNKSLFNNTIDTSNGILLPYYDRDNRVMYLAGKGDSNIRYYEIDDQSNCYFLNAFMSSYPQRSLGVMPKRGCDTSRCEVMRFYKLHSGKDVIEPISMIVPRKVSSQFHSDIYPNTSSMLPSLTADEWIAGQNREPVMVSMLDGHVTNCPKTTSSTAIQNQQNDIIHQAPTITTYKTVNKQGMPPRANTIDVPRRTEKRPASLQNLKRLSTNEDYVSYSAVSEASENHINKNGMTNGHKEEKKVTKRGWSPISPTKDAMTNGFTGSEPEKKREITVQTNVQKREITTKTKTKKREIVLQKAYFQQSEEIKSLKEQVKLKDKRIRQLEDELKILRTPSDCGPGQSDC
- the LOC134719007 gene encoding coronin-6-like isoform X1, whose translation is MEMPFRIRTSKFRHVYGNPAKKEECYENVKITKSTHDSNFCAVNPKFLCVVPDTGGGGSFICLPLKQTGRVEFSVPRVCGHSGAVLDIKWSPFSDNIIASSSEDSTVKIWQIPDNLNKNLSEWQVDLHGHHRRVGYIEWHPTAENVILSAGFDHKCILWNVEQAEPISVISEHPDSIYSISWNTDGSLFCTTCKDKQIRVLDPRTGSVAMECQGHDGNRSSKSVFVDNNRIFTCGMTRSSSRELAVWDIRKFNKSLFNNTIDTSNGILLPYYDRDNRVMYLAGKGDSNIRYYEIDDQSNCYFLNAFMSSYPQRSLGVMPKRGCDTSRCEVMRFYKLHSGKDVIEPISMIVPRKVSSQFHSDIYPNTSSMLPSLTADEWIAGQNREPVMVSMLDGHVTNCPKTTSSTAIQNQQNDIIHQAPTITTYKTVNKQGMPPRANTIDVPRRTEKRPASLQNLKRLSTNEDYVSYSAVSEASENHINKNGMTNGHKEEKKVTKRGWSPISPTKDAMTNGFTGSEPEKKREITVQTNVQKREITTKTKTKKREIVKFHVKKVWSTPPPSALPCQSPLNDVELQKAYFQQSEEIKSLKEQVKLKDKRIRQLEDELKILRTPSDCGPGQSDC
- the LOC134719007 gene encoding coronin-6-like isoform X4, producing MEMPFRIRTSKFRHVYGNPAKKEECYENVKITKSTHDSNFCAVNPKFLCVVPDTGGGGSFICLPLKQTGRVEFSVPRVCGHSGAVLDIKWSPFSDNIIASSSEDSTVKIWQIPDNLNKNLSEWQVDLHGHHRRVGYIEWHPTAENVILSAGFDHKCILWNVEQAEPISVISEHPDSIYSISWNTDGSLFCTTCKDKQIRVLDPRTGSVAMECQGHDGNRSSKSVFVDNNRIFTCGMTRSSSRELAVWDIRKFNKSLFNNTIDTSNGILLPYYDRDNRVMYLAGKGDSNIRYYEIDDQSNCYFLNAFMSSYPQRSLGVMPKRGCDTSRCEVMRFYKLHSGKDVIEPISMIVPRKVSSQFHSDIYPNTSSMLPSLTADEWIAGQNREPVMVSMLDGHVTNCPKTTSSTAIQNQQNDIIHQAPTITTYKTVNKQGMPPRANTIDVPRRTEKRPASLQNLKRLSTNEDYVSYSAVSEASENHINKNGMTNGHKEEKKVTKRGWSPISPTKDAMTNGFTGSEPEKFHVKKVWSTPPPSALPCQSPLNDVELQKAYFQQSEEIKSLKEQVKLKDKRIRQLEDELKILRTPSDCGPGQSDC
- the LOC134719007 gene encoding coronin-6-like isoform X2 — translated: MPFRIRTSKFRHVYGNPAKKEECYENVKITKSTHDSNFCAVNPKFLCVVPDTGGGGSFICLPLKQTGRVEFSVPRVCGHSGAVLDIKWSPFSDNIIASSSEDSTVKIWQIPDNLNKNLSEWQVDLHGHHRRVGYIEWHPTAENVILSAGFDHKCILWNVEQAEPISVISEHPDSIYSISWNTDGSLFCTTCKDKQIRVLDPRTGSVAMECQGHDGNRSSKSVFVDNNRIFTCGMTRSSSRELAVWDIRKFNKSLFNNTIDTSNGILLPYYDRDNRVMYLAGKGDSNIRYYEIDDQSNCYFLNAFMSSYPQRSLGVMPKRGCDTSRCEVMRFYKLHSGKDVIEPISMIVPRKVSSQFHSDIYPNTSSMLPSLTADEWIAGQNREPVMVSMLDGHVTNCPKTTSSTAIQNQQNDIIHQAPTITTYKTVNKQGMPPRANTIDVPRRTEKRPASLQNLKRLSTNEDYVSYSAVSEASENHINKNGMTNGHKEEKKVTKRGWSPISPTKDAMTNGFTGSEPEKKREITVQTNVQKREITTKTKTKKREIVKFHVKKVWSTPPPSALPCQSPLNDVELQKAYFQQSEEIKSLKEQVKLKDKRIRQLEDELKILRTPSDCGPGQSDC
- the LOC134719007 gene encoding coronin-6-like isoform X5, with product MEMPFRIRTSKFRHVYGNPAKKEECYENVKITKSTHDSNFCAVNPKFLCVVPDTGGGGSFICLPLKQTGRVEFSVPRVCGHSGAVLDIKWSPFSDNIIASSSEDSTVKIWQIPDNLNKNLSEWQVDLHGHHRRVGYIEWHPTAENVILSAGFDHKCILWNVEQAEPISVISEHPDSIYSISWNTDGSLFCTTCKDKQIRVLDPRTGSVAMECQGHDGNRSSKSVFVDNNRIFTCGMTRSSSRELAVWDIRKFNKSLFNNTIDTSNGILLPYYDRDNRVMYLAGKGDSNIRYYEIDDQSNCYFLNAFMSSYPQRSLGVMPKRGCDTSRCEVMRFYKLHSGKDVIEPISMIVPRKVSSQFHSDIYPNTSSMLPSLTADEWIAGQNREPVMVSMLDGHVTNCPKTTSSTAIQNQQNDIIHQAPTITTYKTVNKQGMPPRANTIDVPRRTEKRPASLQNLKRLSTNEDYVSYSAVSEASENHINKNGMTNGHKEEKKVTKRGWSPISPTKDAMTNGFTGSEPEVSCDRSNLQKAYFQQSEEIKSLKEQVKLKDKRIRQLEDELKILRTPSDCGPGQSDC
- the LOC134719007 gene encoding coronin-6-like isoform X6; this translates as MEMPFRIRTSKFRHVYGNPAKKEECYENVKITKSTHDSNFCAVNPKFLCVVPDTGGGGSFICLPLKQTGRVEFSVPRVCGHSGAVLDIKWSPFSDNIIASSSEDSTVKIWQIPDNLNKNLSEWQVDLHGHHRRVGYIEWHPTAENVILSAGFDHKCILWNVEQAEPISVISEHPDSIYSISWNTDGSLFCTTCKDKQIRVLDPRTGSVAMECQGHDGNRSSKSVFVDNNRIFTCGMTRSSSRELAVWDIRKFNKSLFNNTIDTSNGILLPYYDRDNRVMYLAGKGDSNIRYYEIDDQSNCYFLNAFMSSYPQRSLGVMPKRGCDTSRCEVMRFYKLHSGKDVIEPISMIVPRKVSSQFHSDIYPNTSSMLPSLTADEWIAGQNREPVMVSMLDGHVTNCPKTTSSTAIQNQQNDIIHQAPTITTYKTVNKQGMPPRANTIDVPRRTEKRPASLQNLKRLSTNEDYVSYSAVSEASENHINKNGMTNGHKEEKKVTKRGWSPISPTKDAMTNGFTGSEPELQKAYFQQSEEIKSLKEQVKLKDKRIRQLEDELKILRTPSDCGPGQSDC